A genome region from Arachis duranensis cultivar V14167 chromosome 6, aradu.V14167.gnm2.J7QH, whole genome shotgun sequence includes the following:
- the LOC107491667 gene encoding subtilisin-like protease SBT1.2, with the protein MESKIQPFFLTFFLFIILTHAEETLGTYIVQLHPHGKTSTLFTSKQNWHLSFIQQTISSNQDPSSRLLYSYHSAMDGFAATLTHSEFKYLQNLPDVLSIKPDRLLQLQTTYSYKFLGLNPARENGWYQSGFGRGTIIGVLDTGVWPESPSFNDQGMPPVPKKWKGICQQGQAFNFSNCNRKLIGARYFTKGHLAVSPSRIPEYLSPRDSSGHGTHTSSTAGGAPVTMANVFGYAAGVARGMAPGAHIAVYKVCWFNGCYNSDIMAAMDVAIRDGVDVLSLSIGGFPVPLFDDSIAIGSFRAMEHGISVICAAGNNGPTAMSVANEAPWIATIGASTVDRKFPAIVRLANGKILYGESMYPFDRRTRTGEELEVVYLSNEDTESQFCLRGSLPREKVKGKMVVCDRGVNGRSEKGQVVKEAGGAAMILANTELNLEEDSVDVHVLPATLIGFDESVILKNYINSTARPLARIEFGGTVIGRTRAPQVARFSARGPSYSNPSILKPDVIAPGVNIIAAWPQNLGPTGLPEDSRRVNFSVMSGTSMSCPHVSGIAALIRSAHPAWSPAAVKSAIMTTAEITDHAGRAILDEDKQASVFATGSGHVNPQRALNPGLVYDIRPEDYVAHLCSLGYTMSEVFSITHRNVSCHEMLKVNRGFSLNYPSFSVSFKGGMSRKMFSRRVTNVGSPNSIYSVEVMAPEGVKVIVKPKKLFFKRRNQSLSYRVWFLSRKRVKKGNGMDFAQGHLTWLHSQKGSYRVRSPIAVTWKS; encoded by the coding sequence ACCATCTCTTCCAACCAAGACCCCTCCTCGCGCCTCCTCTACTCCTACCACTCCGCCATGGACGGTTTTGCGGCTACTCTAACCCACTCCGAGTTCAAATACTTGCAAAACTTGCCTGATGTTCTATCCATTAAACCGGACAGGTTGCTTCAGCTTCAAACCACCTACTCTTACAAATTCTTGGGGCTCAACCCTGCTAGAGAAAACGGTTGGTATCAATCCGGATTTGGCCGCGGAACCATAATCGGAGTTCTAGACACCGGAGTGTGGCCGGAGAGTCCTAGTTTCAACGATCAAGGGATGCCGCCGGTTCCGAAGAAGTGGAAAGGTATATGCCAACAAGGACAAGCCTTTAACTTTTCTAATTGTAACAGAAAACTCATTGGTGCGAGGTACTTCACAAAAGGTCACCTTGCGGTTTCGCCTTCGAGGATTCCGGAGTATCTCTCTCCCAGGGATTCCTCTGGCCACGGCACGCATACCTCGTCCACGGCGGGTGGCGCTCCGGTCACCATGGCAAACGTGTTCGGGTATGCGGCCGGCGTGGCCAGAGGAATGGCACCGGGTGCTCACATTGCAGTTTACAAAGTCTGCTGGTTCAATGGCTGCTACAATTCCGATATCATGGCGGCCATGGATGTTGCGATTCGCGACGGCGTGGACGTCCTCTCTTTGTCAATAGGCGGCTTTCCGGTGCCTCTTTTCGACGATAGCATCGCCATTGGAAGCTTCAGAGCAATGGAGCATGGAATTTCGGTCATTTGTGCAGCAGGGAATAATGGACCTACAGCAATGTCTGTTGCCAATGAAGCTCCATGGATTGCCACGATCGGCGCAAGTACAGTGGATAGAAAATTTCCGGCTATCGTCCGCTTGGCGAACGGAAAGATTCTCTATGGAGAATCAATGTATCCGTTCGACAGGAGAACGCGAACCGGAGAAGAACTCGAGGTAGTTTATTTGTCTAATGAAGACACAGAGTCTCAGTTTTGCCTCAGAGGCTCTCTTCCAAGGGAGAAGGTGAAAGGAAAAATGGTGGTTTGTGACAGAGGTGTTAATGGCAGATCAGAGAAGGGACAGGTTGTGAAGGAAGCTGGTGGTGCTGCTATGATTCTTGCGAATACAGAGTTGAATTTGGAGGAAGATTCCGTGGATGTTCATGTTCTGCCTGCAACTCTGATAGGATTTGATGAATCAGTTATCCTCAAGAATTATATAAACTCCACTGCAAGGCCTCTGGCTCGAATCGAATTCGGAGGAACTGTGATTGGAAGGACTAGAGCTCCACAGGTGGCAAGGTTCTCGGCCCGTGGGCCGAGTTATTCCAATCCTTCGATCCTTAAACCGGACGTTATAGCTCCGGGAGTTAACATAATTGCGGCCTGGCCTCAGAACCTCGGTCCGACCGGGCTCCCGGAAGATTCTAGGAGAGTGAACTTCTCTGTTATGTCTGGTACTTCAATGTCTTGTCCTCATGTTAGTGGAATAGCGGCGTTAATCCGCTCGGCTCACCCTGCATGGTCTCCTGCGGCCGTCAAGTCAGCTATCATGACGACCGCAGAGATAACAGACCATGCAGGGAGAGCTATACTGGACGAGGACAAGCAGGCTAGCGTTTTCGCTACCGGCTCCGGGCATGTGAATCCTCAGAGAGCCTTGAATCCGGGGCTGGTATATGATATTCGGCCGGAGGATTACGTGGCACACCTTTGCAGCCTTGGATACACAATGTCAGAGGTGTTTAGCATAACTCATAGGAATGTGAGCTGCCATGAGATGTTGAAGGTGAATAGAGGGTTCAGCCTTAACTATCCTTCTTTCTCTGTGAGTTTTAAGGGTGGGATGAGCAGGAAGATGTTTAGCAGAAGAGTTACAAATGTTGGGAGTCCTAATTCCATTTACTCGGTGGAGGTTATGGCACCAGAAGGAGTGAAAGTGATAGTGAAACCAAAGAAGCTTTTCTTCAAGAGAAGAAATCAAAGCTTGAGTTATAGGGTTTGGTTTTTGTCAAGAAAAAGGGTTAAGAAAGGTAATGGGATGGATTTTGCACAAGGGCATTTGACTTGGTTGCACTCTCAGAAAGGTTCTTACAGGGTTAGAAGCCCAATTGCAGTGACTTGGAAGtcttag